The following are encoded in a window of Flavobacterium psychrotrophum genomic DNA:
- a CDS encoding RagB/SusD family nutrient uptake outer membrane protein, whose protein sequence is MKNRIIKNGLAMLALALTLGACSDDFLEVDPKGTFLEDNYYKNEQQAYTGLVATYDVLRKQSGGFENMMAMLNAGSDDFYAGGGSSTDGAGIQSFSNFTITPNFMPGSFWSDYYKGVFRANVLLQKLPNVPMPEDKKVRFAAEAKALRAYYYFQLVTMFGEIPFYTTNLSTEQFYTIEKSAPSVVYEQIEKDLLEAIEILPVTLDAATESARFTKGAAKAILGKVYLFEGKNAEAAAQFAEVNGTPGETSAYGYRLLPSFNDLWVVDNKFHSESIFVCAHSKMGNSTWDNYASDSDEGNTFNLMIGPRGYAPGPNAPQYKTGWSFNTVTPDLYAAMLNDPRRDATIANIGALKEQGLANYTPANMDTGLFLKKFMPTADDVTDGGGVADLNYRQNTYIVRLADTYLMEAEALNFTGARAQALLDAVRRRVGLPSVPVSKESVMNERRMELAGEGHRFWDLVRNDMAAAKLGSRGFIKGKHEHFPVPLKETENTMIKQNPAYN, encoded by the coding sequence ATGAAAAATAGAATCATTAAAAACGGACTTGCAATGCTTGCCCTGGCTCTTACATTAGGAGCATGCAGCGATGATTTTCTTGAGGTTGACCCTAAGGGTACCTTTCTTGAGGACAATTACTATAAAAATGAGCAACAGGCTTATACTGGCCTTGTGGCTACATATGATGTTTTAAGAAAACAATCTGGCGGATTTGAAAACATGATGGCTATGCTAAATGCAGGGTCTGATGATTTTTATGCAGGAGGCGGTAGCTCAACTGATGGTGCCGGTATACAATCTTTCTCAAACTTTACAATTACCCCTAATTTTATGCCGGGTAGTTTTTGGAGTGATTACTACAAAGGAGTGTTCAGGGCAAATGTACTTTTGCAGAAACTTCCAAATGTACCAATGCCAGAAGATAAAAAGGTTCGCTTTGCTGCTGAAGCAAAAGCATTACGAGCTTATTACTATTTTCAGTTAGTAACAATGTTTGGCGAAATACCTTTTTATACAACAAATCTTAGTACAGAACAGTTTTATACGATCGAAAAATCAGCGCCTTCAGTTGTGTATGAGCAAATCGAAAAAGATTTATTGGAAGCTATTGAAATACTGCCAGTAACACTTGATGCTGCAACAGAGTCTGCACGTTTTACTAAAGGAGCTGCAAAAGCAATTTTAGGCAAAGTATACTTATTTGAAGGTAAAAATGCCGAAGCAGCTGCGCAGTTTGCAGAGGTTAATGGTACACCGGGCGAAACAAGTGCCTATGGTTATCGTCTGCTTCCAAGCTTTAATGACCTTTGGGTTGTAGATAATAAGTTTCATTCTGAATCTATATTTGTTTGTGCACATTCAAAAATGGGTAACTCTACATGGGATAACTATGCGAGCGACTCAGATGAAGGTAATACCTTTAATCTAATGATAGGGCCAAGGGGTTATGCTCCGGGTCCAAATGCTCCTCAATACAAAACAGGATGGAGTTTTAATACTGTAACACCCGATCTTTATGCTGCAATGCTTAATGACCCAAGGAGAGATGCAACAATTGCAAACATTGGGGCTTTGAAAGAACAAGGGCTTGCAAACTACACACCTGCAAACATGGATACAGGTCTTTTCCTTAAAAAATTCATGCCAACAGCTGATGACGTTACAGATGGTGGTGGTGTGGCCGATCTTAACTACAGGCAAAACACATACATAGTACGTCTTGCAGATACTTATCTTATGGAAGCAGAAGCTCTAAACTTTACAGGTGCAAGGGCTCAGGCATTGCTTGATGCTGTAAGGAGGCGCGTTGGGCTACCATCAGTACCCGTTTCTAAAGAAAGTGTTATGAATGAGCGAAGAATGGAACTTGCCGGTGAAGGACATCGCTTTTGGGATCTTGTGCGTAATGACATGGCTGCAGCGAAGCTTGGATCACGCGGCTTTATTAAAGGTAAACATGAACATTTCCCTGTACCTTTAAAGGAAACTGAGAACACTATGATTAAACAAAATCCTGCTTACAATTAA
- a CDS encoding carbohydrate-binding protein, translating to MKKIICSLLLMLSIPAFSQGFLHQQGQNIVDGNGNNVLLRGMGLGGWMIQEGYMMQTSEFAGTQREIRAKIQGIIGETETEAFYQRYRDNGVTKRDIDSLKAWGFNSVRLPMHYNLYTLPIEQEATPGQQTWLTEGFDRTDKLLQWCAANQMYLILDMHAAPGGQGKDANISDYDPSKPSLWESEANKTKMIALWRKLAERYKDSQWIGAYDLINEPNWAFTGTNKNGCDEQNNAPLRSLMVAITQAIREVDTNHMIIIEGNCWGNNYNGIFPLWDNNMTLSFHKYWNNNEQGSIQGLLNLRTQYNVPLWLGETGENSNVWFRDAIKLVEGLNIGWSWWPLKKIESIAGPCNVTMPAGYQQLLDYWKGTGTAPSQSAAIATLNQLTENYKMENVTVKPDVIDAMFRQVQTDETKKYKNHPLPGKVFASEYDLGRLGFAYNDTDYATYHSDGGSYTAWNKGWAMRNDGVDIEVCNDAVTNGFDVNFTATGEWLLYTLNTTAAKGYTVDVRYAGTGGKIHLEDATGRISETVTLPATGGYTTWSTFSLGTVLLKQGENKVKLYIDAGGSNLNYLEFKNAVPAAQVALNAIDAGTNVLGDKVTVTFNKDLTAGINFAESSLTLKVNGTTAAISGFEATSASSFTFNTATAISTGDVVTLTYAGTNLIATDATTQAVFTDKPVANRVGNIQQVPGTIQAESFYVNNGLSLETTTDTGGGQNIGYTNTGDYLDYLVNISQTTNYKIEYRYAGSSTTGQLSLQLINADTQTIETVSLPSTGGWQTWQTKQTNATLPAGRYYLRLYVAAPEFNLNWVRFTAVEVDDDNDGIPNSADLCPNTPAGTVVDFTGCPLFSLPQNNFAVTITGESCRTSNNGSISITATANHNYVATLTGSASAQTKNFTTSASFEGLESGNYQVCITLPEAPSYKVCYDVEITQPVDLAVLSRVSAPQRTVEVSLYGGEQYIVNLNGQSFTTTQSTLNLSLKPGENNLEIKADKECQGVYREKILLDATAVIYPNPVNGNTIFVAAPYDAESNVSIEIFNLIGNRVYNAVHKPQTEDIAADVSGLQAGVYMIKVVSGKNTTNSKIVKQ from the coding sequence ATGAAAAAAATAATCTGTTCGTTACTACTCATGCTTTCAATTCCGGCTTTTAGCCAGGGATTTTTGCATCAGCAGGGACAAAATATCGTAGACGGAAACGGCAATAATGTATTGCTGCGTGGCATGGGCCTTGGTGGCTGGATGATACAGGAAGGCTATATGATGCAAACATCAGAATTTGCAGGCACACAGCGCGAAATAAGGGCTAAGATACAAGGAATAATTGGCGAAACTGAAACTGAGGCGTTTTATCAAAGATACCGCGACAATGGTGTTACAAAACGTGATATTGACTCGCTTAAAGCATGGGGTTTTAACTCAGTACGCCTTCCTATGCACTACAATTTGTACACACTTCCTATAGAACAGGAAGCAACACCAGGACAGCAAACATGGCTTACTGAAGGTTTTGACAGGACAGATAAACTGCTGCAATGGTGTGCAGCAAACCAAATGTACCTGATACTTGATATGCACGCAGCTCCGGGCGGCCAGGGTAAAGATGCTAATATTTCTGACTATGACCCTTCTAAACCATCGCTATGGGAAAGTGAAGCTAACAAAACCAAAATGATCGCACTTTGGCGTAAACTGGCAGAAAGGTATAAAGACAGCCAATGGATTGGTGCTTATGACCTTATCAATGAGCCTAACTGGGCCTTTACCGGAACCAACAAGAATGGTTGCGACGAACAAAATAATGCTCCACTGCGCAGCCTGATGGTTGCCATTACCCAGGCAATACGTGAGGTAGATACAAACCACATGATTATTATTGAGGGTAACTGCTGGGGTAATAATTATAATGGCATATTTCCGCTTTGGGATAATAACATGACATTGAGTTTTCATAAATACTGGAACAATAATGAACAGGGATCTATACAAGGGCTTTTAAACCTTCGCACACAATATAACGTTCCGTTATGGCTGGGCGAGACCGGCGAGAACAGTAATGTATGGTTTCGCGACGCTATTAAACTTGTAGAGGGCCTTAACATTGGCTGGTCATGGTGGCCTCTTAAAAAGATAGAAAGTATTGCAGGTCCGTGTAATGTAACTATGCCGGCCGGCTATCAGCAGTTACTTGATTATTGGAAAGGTACAGGAACCGCACCTTCGCAAAGCGCAGCTATAGCTACATTAAACCAGCTTACTGAAAATTACAAGATGGAAAATGTAACGGTTAAGCCAGATGTTATTGATGCTATGTTCCGCCAGGTACAAACAGATGAGACAAAAAAATACAAAAACCATCCCCTACCCGGAAAAGTTTTTGCTTCTGAATACGATTTGGGGCGTCTTGGATTTGCTTATAACGATACTGATTATGCGACTTACCACAGCGACGGCGGAAGCTACACTGCCTGGAATAAGGGCTGGGCAATGCGAAATGATGGTGTAGATATTGAAGTTTGTAATGATGCTGTTACAAATGGCTTTGATGTAAACTTTACAGCAACCGGAGAATGGCTCCTATACACCCTTAACACTACTGCAGCTAAAGGCTACACTGTAGATGTTCGCTATGCAGGAACCGGAGGCAAAATTCACCTAGAAGATGCTACCGGAAGAATATCTGAAACCGTTACACTACCTGCTACAGGGGGCTATACAACCTGGTCTACCTTTAGCCTTGGCACGGTATTACTAAAGCAGGGCGAGAATAAAGTAAAACTGTACATTGATGCCGGTGGTTCTAACCTTAATTACTTAGAGTTTAAAAATGCAGTACCGGCAGCGCAGGTAGCTTTAAATGCTATTGATGCAGGTACTAATGTGCTGGGCGATAAAGTAACCGTTACTTTTAATAAAGACCTTACAGCAGGTATTAACTTTGCTGAAAGCAGCCTTACGCTTAAAGTAAACGGAACTACAGCTGCCATATCTGGTTTTGAAGCTACGTCTGCCAGCTCTTTTACATTTAACACCGCTACTGCAATAAGCACAGGAGACGTAGTTACCCTGACTTATGCAGGAACTAACCTGATAGCTACAGATGCCACCACACAGGCAGTATTTACAGATAAGCCTGTAGCTAATCGTGTGGGCAACATACAGCAGGTTCCCGGCACCATACAGGCAGAAAGCTTTTATGTAAACAATGGCCTGTCTCTTGAAACCACTACTGATACCGGTGGAGGTCAAAACATTGGCTATACTAATACAGGCGACTATCTTGATTATTTAGTGAATATATCGCAGACTACAAATTATAAGATCGAGTACCGTTACGCAGGTAGCAGCACTACAGGACAATTATCTTTACAGCTTATAAATGCTGATACACAAACTATAGAAACCGTTTCGCTACCTTCTACAGGCGGCTGGCAAACATGGCAAACCAAGCAAACAAATGCTACCCTGCCTGCGGGAAGGTATTACCTGCGCCTGTATGTAGCCGCACCGGAGTTTAACCTTAACTGGGTACGCTTTACAGCAGTTGAAGTTGACGATGATAATGATGGCATTCCTAACAGTGCAGACCTTTGCCCTAATACTCCGGCAGGCACTGTTGTAGATTTTACCGGGTGCCCATTATTTTCACTACCGCAAAATAACTTTGCAGTAACGATAACCGGCGAAAGCTGCCGTACCTCTAATAACGGAAGCATAAGTATTACTGCAACTGCAAACCATAATTATGTAGCTACACTTACAGGAAGCGCATCGGCTCAGACCAAAAACTTTACAACCTCAGCATCTTTTGAGGGTCTTGAGAGTGGTAATTACCAAGTTTGTATTACCCTGCCGGAAGCACCGTCTTATAAAGTATGCTATGACGTAGAGATAACACAACCGGTAGATCTTGCAGTACTATCGCGCGTAAGCGCACCGCAACGTACTGTTGAAGTGAGCCTTTATGGTGGCGAACAGTACATTGTTAACCTTAATGGACAAAGCTTTACTACGACACAAAGTACACTTAACTTGTCGCTTAAACCCGGAGAAAATAATCTGGAAATAAAAGCAGACAAAGAATGCCAGGGAGTGTACCGCGAGAAAATACTACTTGATGCCACGGCTGTTATTTACCCTAACCCGGTAAATGGCAATACAATATTTGTAGCTGCCCCTTATGATGCTGAAAGCAATGTTTCTATAGAGATATTTAACCTTATAGGAAACAGAGTGTATAATGCTGTTCATAAACCGCAGACTGAAGATATTGCAGCAGATGTATCAGGCCTTCAGGCTGGTGTATATATGATAAAAGTAGTATCTGGTAAAAACACCACTAACTCAAAAATTGTAAAACAATGA
- a CDS encoding OB-fold nucleic acid binding domain-containing protein: MKNRIVIMAMAIALGMASCTDKKSTETTVEENATVETDATATPADTTAAVPADTTATEALVEEGKTISVKGEVTEITRGKDGYMAKIKDKDGKSYTVTVSIVNLKDPKQFKQVEKGQIIEATGETFSLGTDTGVKATAFKVE; encoded by the coding sequence ATGAAAAACAGAATTGTAATTATGGCTATGGCAATTGCGCTTGGCATGGCTTCATGCACTGACAAAAAATCTACAGAAACTACAGTAGAAGAAAATGCAACTGTAGAAACTGATGCTACAGCAACCCCGGCAGATACTACAGCTGCCGTACCTGCTGATACTACTGCTACTGAAGCATTGGTAGAAGAAGGCAAAACCATATCGGTTAAAGGAGAGGTAACAGAAATTACCCGTGGTAAAGATGGCTATATGGCTAAAATAAAGGATAAAGATGGTAAGAGTTATACTGTTACAGTTAGCATTGTAAATCTTAAAGATCCTAAACAATTTAAGCAGGTCGAAAAAGGCCAGATTATAGAAGCTACCGGAGAAACATTTTCATTGGGTACTGATACCGGGGTAAAAGCAACTGCGTTTAAAGTAGAATAA
- a CDS encoding glycoside hydrolase family 30 protein, which produces MRKNTIMAFFMLLSGTTFAQQAKISEKHYNAKGKNVTVYTTAENTNLKLSKTADATFAPAKQPLETEISVFVQPDVTFQDIMGIGGAITDASAEVYAKLSPAKQKEFLDAYYSTDKGIGYSIIRTNIHSCDFSSGSYTYIKEGDKSLKSFSIDHDRKYRLPLIKQALKAASNSVTVYASPWSPPAFMKDTKNMLKGGKLLPEYYQTWADYYVKFINAYEKEGIKIWGITVQNEPMATQTWESCLYTAEEERDFLKNFLGPTITKNFKDKKIVVWDHNRDLMNQRADVIFSDPEASKYAWGMGIHWYETWTGFAPMFQNTQKVHDAYPDKHLLFTEGCVEKFDAAKYQFWANGERYGEQMINDFNSGLTGFTDWNILLDEKGGPNHVGNFCFAPVHADTKTGELIYTPSYYYIGHFSKFVQPEAKRISSAVSRSMLQSASFINKDGKIATVVMNNSDKEVAYGLFIGTDKVSLTIPAHGIQTMVY; this is translated from the coding sequence ATGAGAAAGAATACAATAATGGCCTTCTTTATGCTGCTTTCCGGCACTACGTTTGCCCAACAGGCCAAAATCTCAGAAAAGCATTACAATGCCAAAGGAAAAAACGTTACTGTTTACACCACGGCAGAAAATACAAATTTAAAGCTGTCAAAAACAGCCGACGCAACATTTGCACCGGCAAAACAGCCGCTTGAAACAGAAATTTCTGTTTTTGTGCAGCCCGATGTTACCTTTCAGGATATTATGGGTATAGGCGGTGCCATTACTGATGCAAGCGCAGAAGTATATGCTAAGCTATCTCCTGCTAAGCAAAAAGAATTTCTTGATGCCTATTATAGCACAGACAAAGGCATAGGCTATTCTATAATACGTACCAACATACACAGCTGCGATTTTAGCAGCGGTAGTTATACATACATAAAAGAGGGTGATAAAAGCCTTAAATCGTTTAGCATAGACCACGATAGGAAGTATAGGCTTCCGCTTATTAAACAAGCGCTTAAAGCTGCTTCAAATAGCGTTACAGTATATGCAAGCCCGTGGAGCCCTCCGGCTTTTATGAAAGACACTAAAAATATGCTTAAAGGTGGTAAGTTACTACCTGAATATTACCAGACCTGGGCAGACTATTACGTTAAGTTTATAAATGCTTACGAAAAAGAGGGCATCAAAATATGGGGTATTACAGTACAGAATGAGCCTATGGCTACACAAACGTGGGAGTCTTGCCTTTATACCGCCGAAGAGGAACGCGATTTCTTAAAAAACTTTCTTGGACCAACAATTACCAAAAACTTTAAAGACAAAAAGATTGTAGTTTGGGATCATAACCGAGACCTGATGAATCAAAGGGCTGATGTGATATTCTCTGACCCGGAAGCTTCTAAATATGCCTGGGGAATGGGCATTCACTGGTATGAGACATGGACGGGATTTGCTCCAATGTTTCAGAATACGCAAAAAGTACATGATGCTTACCCGGATAAACACCTGTTATTTACAGAAGGCTGTGTAGAAAAATTTGACGCTGCTAAATATCAGTTTTGGGCAAACGGAGAGCGCTATGGCGAGCAAATGATAAATGACTTTAACAGTGGCCTTACAGGATTTACAGACTGGAACATTTTACTGGATGAAAAAGGTGGCCCTAACCACGTAGGTAACTTTTGTTTTGCCCCGGTACATGCAGATACTAAAACAGGCGAACTTATATATACACCTTCATACTACTACATAGGCCATTTTTCAAAATTTGTACAGCCTGAAGCAAAACGCATAAGCTCTGCCGTAAGCCGTAGTATGCTGCAAAGCGCCTCTTTTATAAATAAAGATGGTAAGATTGCTACTGTTGTTATGAACAACAGCGATAAAGAGGTTGCTTATGGCCTGTTTATAGGTACAGATAAAGTTAGCCTTACTATACCTGCACACGGCATACAAACCATGGTATATTAA